The Vagococcus entomophilus genomic sequence GACACGAAGTGTGGTGGCGATGGCGAGAAGGATACACCTGTTCCCATGTCGAACACAGAAGTTAAGCTTCTTAGCGCCGATGGTAGTGAAGGGTTTCCCTTTGTGAGAGTAGGACGTTGCCACGCTTTGAAACATTCCGCCATAGCTCAGTTGGTAGTAGCGCATGACTGTTAATCATGATGTCGTAGGTTCGAGTCCTACTGGCGGAGCTAGCAAAAATGGATAAATCGAAAGGTTTATTCATTTTTTGTTTTATAAATAGTTTAAAATAACAATGAGTAAAATAACATATTGACATATGTATATGCCATAGGTATAATCATAAATGTATCAATAAATTGCCGCCTTAGCTCAGCTGGTAGAGCACCACCATGGTAAGGTGGGGGTCGCCGGTTCAAACCCGGCAGGTGGCTTATTATAAAAAGTGTTAAAGTTTTGATTTATCAGAGCGATTAACGCTTTTTTTGTTTTTTGGACAAGAATTTTACGAAAGAATAAAAAAACAGATGAACATAAAATATCATAAATAAATTTTTGAGGTTTTATTATTTTTTGCGATTGTTTCATTTATGTGTATAGCGTTTGTATAATCTTTTGAGTCCTTGTGACCAAATTAGACACTGGTAGTCATTCGTGTGAGTTGAGGCCTGTTTAGCTAAAATGAGCTAGTTCAATTTAATGGGTTACGAGATATTTGTAATATTCTTATTAAACGACATCTAAATTTAATGATCTTTTCTCAATTTGAACTCATTGTTACAATAAATATCCGTTATAATGGTGGTTACAAGTAAGGGGAGGATGTCTTTGAAACAAAATATCCAACGGGATCCGTATTTTGATAATGCAAAGTTTATTTTGATTTTTTTAGTTATTTTCACACATTTTATCCAGCCTTTTGGTTCGGATAATGAAGTGGTTGAAACCCTCTATTTCTTTGTCTATACTTTCCATATGCCTGCTTTTGTTCTGATAGCTGGTTATTTTTCGAAAAAATTTTATCGAGTTGGTTATTTTAAGGATAAAGTGAATAACTTATTGAAGCTCTATCTTTTTTTCCAACTTGCTTATAGTTTGTTCTATTTTTTGATACAAGAAAAAACTAATTTTTCTTTGCAATTAATGTATCCAGAATGGTCATTATGGTTTTTACTCAGTTTATTTTTTTGGAATGTCTTACTACTCGTTTTTTCAAAGTTTCCACCATTTGCGGGGGTGCTTTTTGCTCTCGTGTTGGGGTTGATAAGTGGCTATATAGGAGGGATCGATAGTTTTATGAGTATCTCTCGCACGTTAGTTTTTTTTCCTTTTTATTTGACGGGCTACTATTTAAAACGAAATCATTTTTCGTGGATAAAGGAAAAGATCCCTAAATTCGCCAGTGTGTCTCTATTCCTATTAGTAGGATTGGGCTTTATTTGGGAGAATGATTGGTTGAATAAATATTGGTTATTTGGTTCTCAGCCGTACACACATTTTTTAGAAAATCCTGAATACGGTGCAAT encodes the following:
- a CDS encoding acyltransferase family protein, yielding MKQNIQRDPYFDNAKFILIFLVIFTHFIQPFGSDNEVVETLYFFVYTFHMPAFVLIAGYFSKKFYRVGYFKDKVNNLLKLYLFFQLAYSLFYFLIQEKTNFSLQLMYPEWSLWFLLSLFFWNVLLLVFSKFPPFAGVLFALVLGLISGYIGGIDSFMSISRTLVFFPFYLTGYYLKRNHFSWIKEKIPKFASVSLFLLVGLGFIWENDWLNKYWLFGSQPYTHFLENPEYGAIVRLLVYVVSFVTVTAFFTFVPQKHYFFTKWGRNTLYAYLLHGFFIKTFRTFDIQEFPMTGEMFSGILFFSFLLTTFLSSETVLKYMGAFRWFRIKRKAYR